One stretch of Campylobacter sp. CCS1377 DNA includes these proteins:
- the prfA gene encoding peptide chain release factor 1 produces MLASKLEPFLKRFEELNSLLSDTDIINDIGKMTTLSKEQKNLEPIVLKAKEYLKTLEDIEENKILLSDVELGELAKEELKNLEDLKPKLEEELKILLLPKDPNDEKNIFLEIRAGTGGDEASLFVGDLVKAYARYAENRDYKLEIVSSSEGSVGGFKEIIMLVKGTGAYSRLKYEGGTHRVQRVPQTESQGRVHTSAITVAVMPEVDDIEIQINPNDLKIDVMRSSGHGGQSVNTTDSAVRITHIPTGIVVVNQDGKSQHKNKESAMKVLKARLFEMQENERLAQESEARKSQVGSGDRSERIRTYNFPQNRISDHRINLTLYRLDAIMQDGLFDEIIEPLIAHYQAQSLQEQNL; encoded by the coding sequence ATGTTAGCTAGCAAATTAGAGCCTTTTTTAAAACGCTTTGAAGAGTTAAATTCTCTTCTTAGTGATACTGATATCATTAATGATATCGGCAAAATGACTACACTTTCAAAAGAACAAAAAAATTTAGAACCCATAGTTTTAAAAGCAAAAGAATATCTAAAAACTTTAGAAGATATAGAAGAAAATAAAATTTTACTTAGCGATGTGGAGCTTGGCGAGCTTGCTAAAGAGGAATTAAAAAATTTAGAAGACTTAAAACCAAAGCTTGAAGAAGAGCTAAAAATTCTACTTTTACCTAAAGATCCTAATGATGAGAAAAATATTTTTCTTGAAATTCGTGCTGGAACGGGTGGTGATGAAGCATCATTGTTTGTTGGTGATCTTGTAAAAGCTTATGCAAGGTATGCTGAAAACCGTGATTATAAACTTGAAATTGTCAGCTCTAGCGAAGGAAGTGTGGGGGGATTTAAAGAAATTATTATGCTAGTAAAGGGCACAGGGGCTTACTCAAGACTTAAATACGAAGGTGGCACTCACCGCGTTCAACGCGTCCCACAAACTGAATCTCAAGGTCGTGTGCATACTTCTGCCATTACTGTTGCTGTGATGCCAGAAGTTGATGATATAGAAATACAAATTAATCCAAACGATCTTAAAATCGATGTAATGCGCTCTTCAGGACACGGTGGGCAAAGTGTTAATACTACCGATTCTGCTGTGAGAATCACTCATATACCTACAGGCATAGTCGTTGTTAATCAAGATGGAAAAAGTCAGCATAAAAATAAAGAAAGTGCGATGAAAGTTTTAAAAGCAAGACTTTTTGAAATGCAAGAAAATGAACGCTTAGCTCAAGAAAGCGAAGCAAGAAAATCTCAAGTAGGAAGCGGAGATAGAAGTGAGCGCATACGCACTTATAATTTCCCGCAAAACCGCATTAGTGATCATCGTATCAATCTCACGCTTTATCGTTTAGATGCCATTATGCAAGATGGGTTGTTTGATGAAATCATCGAGCCTTTAATCGCGCATTATCAAGCCCAGTCTTTGCAAGAGCAAAATTTATAA